In Passer domesticus isolate bPasDom1 chromosome 32, bPasDom1.hap1, whole genome shotgun sequence, the following are encoded in one genomic region:
- the NDUFS2 gene encoding LOW QUALITY PROTEIN: NADH dehydrogenase [ubiquinone] iron-sulfur protein 2, mitochondrial (The sequence of the model RefSeq protein was modified relative to this genomic sequence to represent the inferred CDS: deleted 1 base in 1 codon), with translation MRSAKGTMAALRALWRLRGPSGLSAAGARLGPAPARSRQWQPDIEWAQQYAGAVMYPSKATEKWVPPPWNDKDPVAHKKVSSLTINFGPQHPAAHGVLRLVLELSGETVKRCDPHVGLLHRGTEKLIEYKTYLQALPYFDRLDYVSMMCNEQAYSLAVEKLLNIRPPPRAQWIRVLFAEITRLLNHIMAVTTHALDIGAMTPFFWMFEEREKMFEFYERVSGARMHAAYVRPGGVHQDLPLGLMDDIYEFAKNFSIRIDEVEEMLTNNRIWKNRTVDIGVITAEEALNYGFSGVMLRGSGIKWDLRKTQPYDVYDQVEFDVPIGSNGDCYDRYLCRVEEMRQSLRIILQCLNKMPPGEIKVDDAKVSPPKRAEMKTSMESLIHHFKLYTEGYQVPPGATYTAIEAPKGEFGVYLVSDGSSRPYRCKIKAPGFAHLAGLDRMSQGHMLADVVAIIGTQDIVFGEVDR, from the exons ATGCGCAGCGCCAAGGGCACGATggcggcgctgcgggcgctgtgGCGGCTCCGGGGCCCCTCGGGGCTGAGCGCGGCGGGGGCTCGGctgggcccggccccggcccg GTCCCGCCAGTGGCAGCCCGACATTGAGTGGGCGCAGCAGTACGCC GGGGCCGTCATGTACCCCAGCAAGGCCACCGAGAAGTGGGTGCCGCCTCCCTGGAACg ACAAGGACCCTGTGGCCCACAAGAAGGTCTCCAGCCTGACCATCAACTTCGGGCCGCAGCACCCGGCGGCGCACGGGGTGCTGaggctggtgctggagctgagcgGGGAGACGGTGAAGCGCTGCGACCCCCACGTGGGGCTGCTGCACCGTGGTACTGAGAAACTCATCGAGTACAAGACCTACCTGCAG GCCCTGCCCTACTTTGACCGCCTGGACTACGTGTCCATGATGTGCAACGAGCAGGCCTACTCCCTGGCCGTGGAGAAGCTCCTCAACATCCGGCCCCCTCCCCGGGCTCAGTGGATCCGAG TTCTCTTCGCCGAGATCACGCGGCTGCTGAACCACATCATGGCGGTGACCACGCACGCGCTGGACATCGGGGCCATGACCCCCTTCTTCTGGATGTTCGAAGAGAGGGAGAAG ATGTTCGAGTTCTACGAGCGCGTGTCGGGGGCGCGGATGCACGCGGCCTACGTGCGGCCCGGGGGCGTGCAccag gacctgCCCCTGGGGCTCATGGACGACATCTACGAGTTCGCCAAGAACTTTTCCATCCGGATCGACGAGGTGGAGgag atGCTGACCAACAACCGCATCTGGAAGAACCGCACCGTGGACATCGGCGTCATCACGGCCGAGGAGGCGCTCAACTACGGCTTCAG cgGGGTGATGCTGCGGGGCTCCGGGATCAAGTGGGACCTGCGCAAGACGCAGCCCTACGACGTCTACGACCAGGTGGAGTTCGACGTGCCCATCGGCTCCAACGGCGACTGCTACGACAG gTACCTGTGCCGCGTGGAGGAGATGCGCCAGTCGCTGCGGATCATCCTGCAGTGCCTCAACAAGATGCCACCCGGCGAGATCAAGGTGGACGACGCCAAAGTGTCGCCCCCAAAACGCGCCGAGATGAAG aCGTCCATGGAGTCCCTGATCCATCACTTCAAGCTCTACACTGAGGGCTACCAGGTGCCACCCGGGGCCACCTACACGGCCATCGAGGCCCCCAAG GGGGAGTTTGGGGTGTACCTGGTGTCCGATGGCAGCAGCCGTCCCTATCGCTGCAAGATCAAAGCGCCCGGCTTCGCCCACCTG GCCGGGCTGGACAGGATGTCCCAGGGCCACATGCTGGCAGACGTGGTGGCCATCATTG GCACCCAGGACATCGTGTTTGGGGAAGTGGATCGATGA
- the NIT1 gene encoding LOW QUALITY PROTEIN: deaminated glutathione amidase (The sequence of the model RefSeq protein was modified relative to this genomic sequence to represent the inferred CDS: deleted 3 bases in 2 codons) produces the protein MAAPPVSPGPPGGLVAVAQVTSTADKEHNWRQCSGALRRAAAAGARAVFLPEAFDFIGDSPQHSLALAEPLHGDTVRRYRQLARPCPSVSPGECDVWLSLGGFHERGQDWDSTGRIYNCHLLLDSSGALVAAYRKLHLFDAALPGAPALCESSFTNPGRELLPPIDTPVGKVGLAVCYDLRFPELAQALRGAGAQILTYPSAFTVPTGAAHWEVLLRARAIECQCYVVAAAQTGRHNASRASFGHSLVADPWGTVVAQCHEGPGLCLAHIDLAYLEQVRRELPVHGHRRGDIYGALPGTPGTPGTPGT, from the exons ATGGCagcccccccagtgtccccgggCCCCCCGGGCGGGCTGGTGGCGGTGGCGCAGGTGACGAGCACGGCGGACAAGGAGCACAACTGGCGGCAGTGCTCGGGCGCT TTGCGGcgcgcggcggccgcgggggccCGCGCCGTGTTCCTGCCCGAGGCCTTCGACTTCATCGGGGAcagtccccagcacagcctggcgcTGGCAGAGCCCCTGCACGGGGACACCGTGCGGCGCTACCGCCAGCTGGCCAG GCCgtgtccctctgtgtccccaggggaATGTGACGTGTGGCTCTCCCTCGGTGGCTTCCACGAGCGTGGCCAGGACTGGGACAGCACCGGCCGCATCTACAACTGTCACCTGCTGCTGGACAGCTCGG gcgcGCTGGTGGCCGCGTACCGCAAGCTGCACCTGTTTGAcgcggcgctgccgggggcGCCGGCGCTGTGCGAGAGCTCCTTCACCAACCCTGGCCGGGAGCTGCTGCCCCCCATCGACACCCCCGTGGGCAAG gtgGGGCTGGCCGTGTGCTACGACCTGCGTTTCCCGGAGCTGGCCCAGGCCCTGCGCGGGGCCGGTGCCCAAATCCTGACCTACCCCTCGGCCTTCACCGTGCCCACCGGAGCCGCGCACTGGGAG GTGCTGCTGCGTGCCCGTGCCATCGAGTGCCAGTGCTACGTGGTGGCCGCGGCGCAGACCGGCCGCCACAACGCCAGCCGCGCGTCCTTCGGCCACTCGCTGGTGGCCGACCCCTGGGGCACCGTGGTGGCCCAGTGCCACGAGGGGCcg gggctgtgcctggcccaCATCGACCTGGCCTACCTGGAGCAGGTGCGCCGGGAGCTGCCCGTGCACGGCCACCGCCGCGGGGACATCTACGGGGCCCTGCCGGGGAcgccggggacaccggggacaccggggacgtGA